One Rhodococcus sp. P1Y DNA window includes the following coding sequences:
- a CDS encoding PPOX class F420-dependent oxidoreductase — translation MATLADPDVREFLEEGTRTGKLGFVASDGRPLVAPVWFVLEGDAIVFNTGADTAKGKAIARDPRLVLTVDLEEPPYAFVQVQGVAEASEDPQDLLDTATAIGGRYMGAERAAEFGKRNGVPGELVVRLRPTKVIASLDATA, via the coding sequence ATGGCAACCCTCGCAGATCCAGACGTCCGAGAGTTTCTCGAAGAGGGGACTCGAACGGGCAAGCTCGGCTTCGTCGCTTCGGACGGCCGACCGCTCGTCGCTCCTGTGTGGTTCGTGCTCGAGGGGGATGCGATCGTCTTCAACACGGGTGCCGATACAGCCAAGGGGAAAGCAATTGCGCGGGATCCCAGGCTCGTGCTGACGGTGGACCTGGAAGAACCTCCGTACGCGTTCGTACAGGTTCAGGGCGTTGCCGAAGCATCGGAAGATCCCCAAGATCTTTTGGACACGGCCACAGCTATCGGCGGTCGATACATGGGCGCAGAACGCGCCGCAGAGTTCGGCAAGCGGAACGGTGTACCCGGTGAACTGGTGGTGCGTCTGCGGCCGACGAAGGTCATCGCGTCGCTCGACGCGACGGCCTGA